The Salinibacterium sp. M195 genome includes a window with the following:
- a CDS encoding TetR/AcrR family transcriptional regulator gives MESQKKLVVGLRERNRRTAMRDTQREALRLFYERGFTHVSVDEIATNLGMAASTVFRHFGTKEALVLWDEHDSALEEALTKKLTETVKGESPFYILRDVFIDTLASRYREDLEFELQRVRLIYQTEALHAAAIEAQFTDREELTAALKQLLTPRHENAASLLAGAALLALDAAVERWQAANGKDDLGTLVHEAFTTLETLASVR, from the coding sequence ATGGAGTCACAGAAAAAGCTGGTTGTGGGGTTGCGGGAGCGAAACCGGCGCACTGCCATGCGAGACACCCAGCGAGAGGCCCTCCGCCTGTTTTACGAGCGAGGATTCACGCACGTGAGCGTGGATGAGATCGCGACGAACCTCGGGATGGCGGCATCGACGGTGTTCCGCCACTTCGGCACCAAGGAAGCGCTCGTGCTGTGGGATGAACATGACAGCGCACTCGAAGAAGCGCTCACGAAGAAGCTCACCGAAACAGTGAAAGGTGAAAGTCCGTTTTATATCCTTCGGGATGTCTTCATTGACACCCTTGCTTCGCGCTACCGCGAAGATCTGGAATTCGAACTACAACGCGTCAGGCTTATCTATCAGACAGAAGCGCTGCACGCCGCCGCGATCGAGGCACAATTTACCGACCGTGAAGAACTCACCGCGGCGCTGAAACAGCTACTGACCCCTCGACACGAGAACGCAGCCTCCCTTCTCGCTGGAGCCGCGTTGCTCGCCCTCGACGCCGCAGTCGAACGCTGGCAAGCGGCCAATGGCAAAGACGATCTCGGCACGCTCGTGCACGAAGCTTTCACCACACTGGAAACCCTCGCATCGGTGCGATGA
- the purQ gene encoding phosphoribosylformylglycinamidine synthase subunit PurQ translates to MRVGVITFPGSLDDRDAQRAVKLGGGEPVALWHGDHDLKNVDAIVLPGGFSYGDYLRAGAIAAHSPIMSEVITAANAGMPVLGICNGFQILVEAHLLPGGLVRNDHGDFVCRDQKLRVENVNTAWSNDFKEGEEIIVPLKNGEGGYIADQDTLDRLEGEGQVVFRYLEVNPNGSANDIAGISNARGNVVGLMPHPEHATEAGFGPDTRAAMRSGTDGLTFFTSAISSLMANA, encoded by the coding sequence GTGCGCGTCGGAGTCATCACTTTTCCGGGCTCGCTCGACGACCGTGACGCTCAGCGTGCGGTCAAGCTGGGTGGCGGCGAGCCGGTAGCCCTGTGGCACGGCGACCACGATCTCAAGAACGTGGATGCCATCGTTCTGCCCGGTGGTTTCAGCTACGGCGACTACTTGCGCGCCGGTGCAATCGCAGCCCACTCGCCCATCATGAGCGAGGTCATCACGGCCGCCAACGCGGGAATGCCCGTTCTCGGCATCTGCAATGGTTTCCAAATTCTGGTGGAAGCACACCTTCTGCCCGGCGGTCTCGTGCGCAACGATCACGGTGACTTCGTGTGCCGCGACCAGAAGCTGCGCGTCGAGAATGTCAACACTGCGTGGAGCAACGACTTCAAAGAGGGCGAAGAGATCATCGTCCCGTTGAAAAACGGTGAAGGTGGCTACATCGCCGACCAAGACACGCTCGATCGTCTTGAGGGTGAAGGCCAGGTTGTGTTCCGTTATCTCGAGGTCAACCCCAACGGCTCGGCGAACGACATTGCCGGCATCTCAAATGCGCGAGGCAACGTTGTTGGACTGATGCCGCATCCCGAACACGCCACCGAGGCAGGATTTGGCCCAGACACTCGCGCCGCGATGCGTTCGGGCACTGATGGCCTCACGTTCTTCACGAGCGCGATTAGCTCGTTGATGGCTAACGCCTAA
- a CDS encoding DUF418 domain-containing protein, which produces MNAPAETAADSPVSSPQAITKDRHRLVDGLRGVALLGIVIVNVEFILQHPNAGWRGDTSTVDLVTQWFVTTFAVLKIYPLFALLFGYGLSVQLARVAQRGDTLGPRYARRMLGLVILGVLHAVLFFPGDILVIYAAVGTIAYFLRRLSSSSLIRIAIVVYATASVLWLMAGGALAIMDVPLDEPVSAESLAILTTGGFADVIGYHLLTWPATMLTLALVQGPAAFACVLVGIALGRTDILTNPGAYRGRARRVLLIAGSAGLIGGAVGATLSVNGGEFTALGLMVGFAVAPALCAAYVSALMLMWASLPQFVSRLLQASGRMSLSVYLLQSVVLSTLAFSYGAGLFGLLSPLAGVSLAVGVWIGLSLFAMLWLRFARFGPAEWMLRSLSCWRVQPMRDRNRDANSHTVRADIG; this is translated from the coding sequence ATGAACGCACCCGCTGAAACCGCCGCCGACAGCCCAGTCTCCTCGCCGCAAGCGATCACGAAGGACCGGCATCGTCTCGTTGATGGTTTGAGGGGCGTTGCCCTGCTGGGAATCGTGATTGTGAACGTCGAGTTCATACTTCAACACCCCAATGCCGGGTGGAGAGGCGACACTTCGACCGTGGACCTTGTCACACAGTGGTTCGTGACGACGTTTGCTGTGCTGAAGATTTACCCACTGTTTGCGCTTCTCTTTGGCTATGGGCTATCGGTCCAATTGGCGAGAGTGGCACAGCGTGGTGACACGCTTGGGCCACGCTATGCGCGTCGGATGCTCGGTCTCGTGATTCTCGGAGTGCTCCACGCTGTGCTGTTCTTCCCCGGTGACATCCTCGTCATCTATGCCGCCGTGGGGACAATCGCCTACTTCCTGCGCCGGCTATCCTCCTCGAGCCTGATCCGAATCGCCATCGTCGTGTATGCGACTGCGAGCGTGCTCTGGCTAATGGCTGGGGGCGCACTCGCCATCATGGATGTGCCACTGGATGAGCCCGTATCCGCCGAATCCTTAGCGATACTGACGACTGGCGGTTTTGCCGACGTCATCGGCTACCACCTGCTCACCTGGCCGGCCACGATGCTGACCCTCGCACTTGTGCAGGGACCCGCCGCCTTCGCCTGTGTTCTCGTAGGTATCGCACTCGGTCGCACTGACATCCTCACCAACCCCGGTGCGTACCGCGGCCGTGCGCGGCGAGTACTGCTGATTGCTGGTTCTGCGGGGCTGATCGGGGGCGCGGTTGGCGCTACTTTGTCAGTAAATGGCGGTGAATTCACCGCGCTTGGCCTCATGGTCGGGTTCGCGGTAGCGCCCGCGCTGTGCGCCGCTTATGTCTCTGCACTCATGCTCATGTGGGCTTCTCTGCCCCAGTTCGTTTCCCGGCTACTTCAAGCATCCGGTCGAATGTCGTTGAGCGTGTATCTTCTGCAGTCGGTAGTTTTGAGCACCCTCGCGTTTAGTTATGGCGCGGGACTGTTTGGGCTGCTTTCGCCTCTCGCTGGCGTCAGCCTCGCAGTCGGGGTATGGATTGGTCTCAGTCTTTTCGCGATGCTCTGGTTGCGGTTTGCGCGATTCGGGCCGGCCGAATGGATGCTGCGTTCCCTCAGCTGCTGGCGGGTGCAGCCGATGCGCGATCGCAACCGAGACGCCAACTCCCACACCGTCCGCGCTGACATTGGCTAG
- a CDS encoding DUF3817 domain-containing protein, which translates to MFATPKSLFRVLAFAEAVTWTLLITGLILRATMGLDVAVSIGGAIHGFVFLAYGATAVLLTVNQRWSVGTAVLTIGSAVVPYATIPVELWLARSGRLNGDWRKEASDHPRDAGWVDRTMRWALNHPVLLVSVIVAAVVVLYVVLITLGPPGGGE; encoded by the coding sequence ATGTTTGCGACCCCCAAGTCACTTTTCCGTGTGCTCGCATTCGCGGAGGCGGTCACCTGGACTCTGCTCATCACTGGCCTCATCTTGCGCGCCACGATGGGGCTGGATGTCGCGGTGTCGATCGGTGGGGCCATTCACGGTTTCGTCTTCCTGGCCTACGGTGCCACCGCCGTGTTGTTGACGGTGAACCAGCGTTGGAGCGTCGGCACCGCCGTGCTCACCATCGGTAGCGCCGTCGTTCCGTACGCGACGATCCCCGTTGAGCTGTGGCTTGCGCGCTCGGGTCGCCTCAACGGCGACTGGCGCAAGGAGGCATCCGATCATCCGCGTGATGCGGGTTGGGTTGACCGCACGATGCGGTGGGCCCTCAACCACCCGGTTCTGCTCGTCAGCGTGATCGTCGCGGCTGTCGTTGTGCTCTACGTTGTGCTCATCACGCTTGGCCCTCCCGGCGGCGGCGAATAG
- a CDS encoding DUF11 domain-containing protein, with product MTLAIALAATAIAVTPFPSIGGAQPAAAAPGVPNAPVVLYSEDFENSPDAGVPQQITEYESTSPQYSGGGYTASNYWARATNCNGFILSSGSTYPARACDNRSSSFYAVRTLAPVLGTIGGTPPSTNSVVAAYTSGTGLTSNQVQFATTDAIDLRTPSRFLTFSVDAAAANCFASAPLLQFYIKNADNTETALGGRINPCNTADPRTTYIAGWTRGGHYPASGSFIATGDSVGVVMRNVNGSTGGNDGAFDNIQLLDATPQLDKSFSVPNPVSGVSTLTFTLTNTSDLATKLGWGATDELSSGLQVASPNNASTTCTNGAISAAGGSGNITLRGDLAGDTAHLTSCTFTVDVVPTSPVAQGAAAQVFQNCARNLSDIIGLDPPANCASQSFPPVAQLSVSKSSTASTATREGDVVSYTVTATNTGGSAYTSAEPATVTDDLSGVLDDATFNNDASANALSGPTFTSPILSWSGPLAAGASVTLKYSVTVSLAGDAVLSNTACIPAGQASADPCTTVSTAITRAPSIRLVKSASPLSVVDGEPITYTFVVTNSGNVRLNSPTVSEDSFNGANPAGMSVLDCGVPAPTTLMPGAQMICTATYTPVQGDVDGASLSNTATSSGVAAASGPVSSPPQTVTLPAVQDPSLSMAKSAGPGGFTAANQLVTYSFLITNTGNVTLNSIAVREGTFSGTGAMSTPSCPAGASSIAPGEQITCTATYTLTQDDVDSGGLENSATAAGSSPAGPTIVSAPDEANFRIASAPSLSVDKSATSGPLTRIGQEVTYSFLLTNTGNVTLDEVEVTERSFTGTGTITMPSCAVLTLAPAASTSCTAQYFLTQADVDAGQIQNTASASGTPPSGARVRSSLSNASVDITPTAAVTMRASVSRSEVTLANATMAFQFEMTNTGESTLRSLVVNPNDFSGTGTLGTITCQSASLAPGESTLCSVEYRVTAADAAVGSVSLSAVAGATSASGVSLFTELDTASVTIVPISESSPAGLAFTGSSSTGGILFALGGILGGAALLFIGTRFVKNGSATTNVIRIK from the coding sequence ATGACATTAGCGATCGCGCTGGCAGCCACCGCGATCGCAGTCACCCCGTTCCCGTCAATCGGTGGCGCACAACCAGCTGCGGCGGCTCCTGGCGTGCCCAATGCCCCCGTAGTGCTCTATAGCGAAGACTTTGAAAACTCTCCCGATGCGGGCGTCCCTCAACAGATCACCGAGTACGAGTCGACGAGCCCCCAATACAGCGGTGGCGGCTACACCGCCTCTAACTACTGGGCACGAGCCACTAACTGCAACGGCTTCATCCTTTCGAGTGGCAGCACTTACCCGGCACGAGCCTGCGACAACCGAAGCAGCAGCTTCTATGCAGTTCGCACTCTTGCCCCAGTGCTCGGAACCATCGGAGGGACACCACCAAGCACAAATAGCGTTGTTGCGGCATACACCTCCGGCACGGGCCTCACTTCAAACCAGGTCCAGTTCGCAACAACCGACGCGATTGACCTGCGGACACCTTCTCGTTTTCTCACGTTCTCCGTGGATGCGGCAGCAGCAAACTGTTTCGCCAGCGCGCCCCTACTTCAGTTTTATATAAAGAATGCGGACAACACTGAAACTGCGTTGGGCGGGAGAATCAACCCCTGCAATACTGCAGACCCTCGAACTACCTACATCGCTGGCTGGACTCGAGGCGGACATTACCCTGCGAGTGGTTCGTTCATTGCCACTGGTGACTCCGTTGGGGTCGTGATGCGAAACGTTAATGGCAGTACCGGCGGCAACGACGGCGCCTTTGACAACATCCAACTTCTTGACGCTACGCCTCAACTCGACAAGTCGTTCTCGGTACCGAATCCCGTCTCTGGGGTCTCTACTTTGACGTTCACACTGACGAATACGAGCGACCTCGCCACAAAACTCGGCTGGGGCGCCACGGACGAATTGAGCTCTGGGCTCCAAGTGGCAAGCCCGAACAATGCTTCAACAACGTGCACCAACGGTGCGATTTCCGCGGCGGGCGGCAGCGGCAACATCACCCTCCGAGGTGACCTCGCTGGGGACACCGCACACCTTACCTCGTGTACATTCACGGTTGACGTCGTGCCAACTTCTCCTGTCGCGCAGGGAGCAGCCGCTCAAGTCTTCCAAAATTGCGCACGCAACCTCAGTGACATTATCGGACTCGATCCGCCAGCAAACTGCGCAAGCCAGTCGTTCCCCCCGGTCGCGCAATTGTCTGTCTCAAAGTCCTCGACAGCCTCGACTGCCACCCGCGAAGGCGATGTTGTGAGCTACACGGTCACTGCCACCAATACAGGAGGCAGCGCCTATACGTCAGCTGAACCCGCCACAGTGACTGATGATCTCTCGGGCGTGCTCGACGATGCGACTTTCAACAACGACGCAAGCGCGAACGCGCTTAGCGGGCCCACCTTTACATCGCCAATTCTCTCGTGGTCAGGGCCGCTTGCTGCAGGCGCCTCCGTGACGCTTAAGTATTCCGTGACAGTTTCACTTGCCGGAGACGCCGTACTTTCAAACACTGCCTGCATTCCTGCCGGGCAGGCATCAGCAGACCCGTGCACGACAGTTTCGACAGCTATTACACGAGCGCCGTCGATTCGACTTGTGAAGTCTGCATCACCGCTTTCTGTGGTTGATGGAGAGCCGATCACCTACACCTTTGTAGTGACGAACAGCGGAAACGTCCGTTTGAACTCTCCGACAGTGAGTGAGGACTCATTCAATGGTGCGAATCCCGCAGGGATGAGTGTTCTTGATTGTGGAGTCCCGGCGCCAACCACGCTGATGCCTGGCGCACAAATGATTTGCACTGCCACGTACACACCCGTACAAGGCGATGTTGACGGAGCATCACTCTCCAATACCGCAACGTCGTCTGGCGTGGCCGCAGCAAGCGGACCGGTCAGTTCACCACCTCAAACGGTCACGCTACCGGCGGTTCAAGACCCGTCATTGTCGATGGCAAAGTCTGCAGGTCCCGGTGGATTCACCGCTGCAAACCAGCTGGTTACGTATTCGTTCCTGATCACCAATACAGGAAACGTCACCCTTAACTCGATAGCTGTTCGGGAAGGCACGTTCTCCGGAACGGGCGCGATGAGCACACCGAGCTGTCCGGCAGGCGCAAGCTCAATTGCTCCAGGAGAACAGATCACCTGTACCGCGACTTACACACTGACACAAGACGATGTTGACAGCGGCGGTCTGGAAAACTCGGCTACGGCAGCTGGCTCTTCGCCCGCTGGCCCCACAATCGTCTCCGCACCTGACGAAGCAAACTTCCGGATTGCCTCTGCTCCGTCACTCTCGGTAGATAAGTCGGCCACCTCTGGCCCGCTCACCCGCATCGGACAAGAAGTGACTTACAGTTTTCTCCTGACGAACACCGGCAATGTAACTCTCGATGAGGTGGAGGTTACGGAGCGTTCGTTCACGGGGACTGGCACAATTACGATGCCCTCGTGCGCGGTGCTCACTCTGGCCCCGGCCGCCTCAACGAGCTGCACCGCACAATATTTTCTTACGCAAGCCGATGTAGATGCAGGTCAAATCCAGAACACCGCGTCAGCGAGCGGCACACCACCCTCAGGGGCACGAGTGCGATCGAGCCTCTCCAACGCTTCCGTTGACATCACCCCAACTGCAGCGGTCACCATGCGCGCTTCGGTCAGTCGATCGGAGGTCACACTAGCTAACGCAACCATGGCATTTCAATTCGAGATGACGAACACTGGCGAAAGCACCCTCCGCAGTCTCGTCGTCAATCCGAACGATTTCTCCGGAACGGGAACTCTGGGAACCATTACTTGTCAATCGGCATCGCTGGCACCAGGGGAATCAACCCTGTGTTCCGTCGAATATCGAGTGACGGCGGCTGATGCCGCGGTTGGATCGGTCTCACTATCGGCCGTTGCAGGTGCGACCTCAGCGTCAGGCGTCAGCCTCTTTACCGAACTCGATACCGCATCGGTGACTATCGTGCCCATCTCCGAGTCATCCCCGGCCGGCCTCGCGTTCACCGGCTCTAGCAGCACCGGCGGCATCCTCTTTGCATTAGGGGGAATCCTCGGCGGTGCTGCCCTGCTCTTCATAGGGACTCGCTTTGTGAAAAATGGATCTGCAACTACGAACGTTATTCGCATCAAGTAA
- a CDS encoding YceI family protein — translation MTTSLDTHTNFVAGTWDIDPTHSTVSFAVKHLMISKVRGTFDGFSGTIVTSDNASENQVNASIDMATINTNQADRDGHLRTNDFFNVEEFPTANFTSTSVAINGDDMTVEGELTLRGVTKPVTLKGEFGGIATSPYGQTMAAASVSTVINRTDFGVNYNAALETGGVLLGENVTLTLELEAALQK, via the coding sequence ATGACTACTTCTCTAGACACCCACACCAACTTCGTCGCCGGCACCTGGGACATCGATCCCACCCACTCGACGGTCTCCTTCGCGGTCAAGCACCTCATGATCAGCAAGGTCCGCGGCACCTTCGACGGCTTCAGCGGCACCATCGTCACCTCAGATAACGCCTCAGAGAACCAGGTCAACGCCTCGATCGATATGGCAACCATCAACACCAACCAGGCTGACCGCGATGGCCACCTGCGCACCAACGACTTCTTCAACGTGGAGGAATTCCCCACGGCAAACTTCACATCGACCTCTGTCGCAATCAACGGCGACGACATGACTGTCGAAGGCGAACTCACCCTCCGCGGCGTCACCAAGCCAGTCACCCTCAAGGGCGAATTTGGTGGCATCGCCACCAGCCCCTACGGCCAGACCATGGCCGCGGCGAGCGTCAGCACCGTCATCAACCGCACCGACTTCGGCGTCAACTACAACGCTGCACTCGAAACCGGCGGCGTGCTCCTCGGCGAGAACGTGACTCTTACGCTTGAGCTTGAGGCTGCACTTCAGAAGTAG
- a CDS encoding MFS transporter, whose protein sequence is MDIDRAVQSRIVRTLVAGQVLAGLGLGATVAVGAILAADLGGETLSGAAATSSTLGAALVSIPLARLAQRWGRRPALALGAGVAAGGSLITVIAIGVAVFPLLILGFAMLGVGTAVGLQARFAATDVAAPEHRGRDLSLVVWSTTIGAVAGPNLIGPGEAVAQWLSLPTNTGSFVFAIAAQLAAMALYLVVLRPDPLTLAAQRPIEPAAVADAGIVRGRGPLVFAIAAIAISHAVMVSIMAMTPVHLSHQGASLTIIGFTISLHIAGMYALSPVFGWASDRFGRIPTILIGQAFFAAAVLVVALGQLSNAAVTVGLVLLGLGWSASTVAGSALVADLATGKTKLRIQGRSDTIMSLAGAVGGGFAGPILAVVGYAGLAWGAGILVLIVTAAALVVWRSAAVAAAEKVLLDTAASGS, encoded by the coding sequence ATGGACATCGATCGTGCAGTGCAATCCCGCATCGTCAGGACTCTGGTTGCGGGCCAAGTGCTTGCCGGTCTCGGTTTGGGAGCGACGGTTGCGGTAGGCGCGATTCTGGCCGCAGATCTGGGCGGCGAGACGCTGTCGGGTGCGGCGGCGACATCCAGCACTCTCGGTGCAGCACTCGTGTCGATTCCGCTTGCTCGACTTGCACAACGATGGGGTCGACGCCCGGCGCTGGCGCTTGGCGCCGGTGTTGCGGCCGGTGGTTCGCTCATCACTGTCATCGCTATTGGGGTGGCAGTTTTTCCTCTGCTGATCCTTGGTTTCGCGATGCTGGGAGTTGGCACAGCGGTCGGCCTTCAGGCGCGCTTTGCGGCGACGGATGTTGCGGCTCCCGAACACCGCGGTCGTGACCTGTCGCTCGTGGTCTGGTCAACCACTATTGGCGCCGTTGCTGGCCCGAACCTCATTGGGCCCGGCGAAGCGGTCGCGCAGTGGCTGTCGCTGCCGACCAATACCGGATCGTTTGTGTTCGCGATTGCCGCCCAACTCGCGGCCATGGCTCTGTACCTTGTCGTGCTGCGGCCTGATCCGCTGACTCTCGCCGCCCAACGCCCGATTGAACCTGCTGCTGTGGCGGATGCCGGAATCGTGCGCGGTCGTGGCCCGCTCGTCTTCGCGATCGCTGCCATCGCGATCAGCCATGCGGTGATGGTCTCGATCATGGCAATGACGCCGGTGCACCTGAGCCACCAGGGAGCAAGCCTCACGATCATCGGCTTCACCATCAGCTTGCACATTGCGGGAATGTACGCGTTATCCCCAGTCTTCGGATGGGCCAGTGACCGTTTCGGCCGCATCCCCACGATCCTCATTGGGCAGGCGTTTTTTGCGGCCGCCGTGCTTGTGGTCGCGCTTGGGCAACTGAGCAACGCAGCGGTCACTGTTGGGCTCGTCTTGCTTGGCCTCGGCTGGAGCGCATCAACTGTTGCAGGCTCGGCGCTTGTCGCTGACCTCGCAACCGGAAAAACGAAGCTGCGCATTCAGGGGCGCAGCGACACGATCATGAGCCTCGCTGGAGCGGTCGGCGGAGGTTTCGCCGGCCCCATCTTGGCGGTCGTCGGCTACGCGGGACTCGCGTGGGGTGCCGGAATTCTGGTGCTCATCGTTACTGCGGCCGCGCTTGTGGTGTGGCGGAGCGCCGCCGTTGCTGCCGCCGAGAAGGTATTGCTCGACACTGCCGCTAGCGGGTCATGA
- a CDS encoding cupin domain-containing protein, which translates to MDADPVSTNPEHYSVVFENDRVRVLEYIDAAGDKTTPHEHPDSVMITLSDFQRRLHAEGSFRDVELPAGKAVWLAAQRHAGENIGETPTHVIFVELKDATREGSMSGWLGPAQLAR; encoded by the coding sequence ATGGACGCCGATCCTGTATCCACAAATCCGGAACACTACTCAGTGGTGTTCGAGAATGACCGCGTACGAGTGCTTGAGTACATCGATGCGGCTGGCGACAAAACGACACCGCACGAGCATCCTGACAGTGTGATGATCACCCTCAGCGATTTTCAGCGTCGCCTCCATGCGGAAGGCAGCTTCCGTGATGTCGAACTGCCCGCGGGCAAAGCCGTGTGGCTCGCGGCTCAGCGTCATGCCGGCGAAAACATTGGGGAGACCCCGACACACGTAATCTTCGTCGAACTCAAAGACGCCACGCGCGAAGGGTCGATGTCAGGGTGGTTGGGCCCAGCCCAACTCGCGCGCTAG
- the purS gene encoding phosphoribosylformylglycinamidine synthase subunit PurS, giving the protein MPIIVVEVMPKAEILDPQGKAVAGALVRLDKSEFSSVRIGKRFELTVEGPITDELLAEAREIANDLLANTVIEDVIYVGEARSADDAQGA; this is encoded by the coding sequence GTGCCAATTATTGTCGTCGAGGTAATGCCTAAGGCTGAAATCCTCGATCCTCAGGGTAAGGCCGTAGCCGGCGCCCTCGTCCGCCTCGACAAGAGCGAGTTCAGCTCGGTGCGCATCGGTAAGCGTTTTGAGCTCACCGTTGAGGGCCCGATCACTGATGAGCTGCTGGCTGAGGCCCGCGAGATCGCTAACGATCTTCTGGCCAACACGGTGATCGAAGATGTTATTTATGTCGGCGAGGCTCGTTCCGCCGACGACGCTCAGGGCGCATAG
- a CDS encoding VOC family protein — protein sequence MTDLLAPDTAMGAVTLSVANLDALTAYYRDAVALTVLSETPDTVVLGRGTTAVVILKHSPALKHASPRDAGLFHTAILFDTEEALAASVYSVATRYPKTFTGSADHLVSKAFYFTDPEGNGVELYWDRDRTQWSWTHGAVEMATLFLDPNGFLQENLTEAAVEQPVIGGARVGHVHLQVGDVKTAREFYVNQLGFEATTEIPGSAVFVSAGGYHHHMAMNTWNSSGAGPRLPALGLAQVDIAVPSADDLGALGERMTHHGIPLRNDGETLSFDDPWSNTIRVSTAAK from the coding sequence ATGACCGACCTGCTCGCGCCCGACACCGCCATGGGCGCAGTGACGCTCAGCGTCGCCAACCTCGACGCCCTCACCGCGTACTACCGGGATGCCGTAGCCCTAACCGTACTCAGCGAGACTCCAGACACGGTCGTTCTCGGTCGCGGCACCACGGCCGTCGTGATCCTCAAGCACTCGCCCGCGCTGAAGCATGCGAGCCCGCGGGATGCTGGACTCTTCCACACGGCCATCCTGTTCGACACCGAAGAAGCGCTCGCGGCATCCGTGTACTCGGTGGCCACTCGCTACCCGAAAACCTTCACGGGCAGCGCCGACCATCTCGTGAGCAAGGCCTTCTATTTCACGGATCCCGAAGGCAACGGCGTCGAACTCTACTGGGATCGCGACCGCACCCAGTGGAGCTGGACCCACGGTGCCGTCGAAATGGCCACCCTCTTTCTGGACCCCAACGGCTTCTTGCAAGAGAACCTCACTGAGGCAGCCGTCGAGCAACCCGTCATCGGTGGCGCCCGCGTCGGCCACGTGCACCTGCAAGTGGGCGACGTGAAGACTGCGCGCGAGTTTTATGTCAACCAGCTCGGCTTTGAAGCGACCACCGAAATCCCCGGAAGCGCCGTCTTTGTGAGCGCCGGCGGCTATCACCACCACATGGCCATGAACACCTGGAATTCGAGCGGTGCTGGTCCGCGACTGCCCGCACTCGGACTCGCCCAAGTCGACATTGCGGTGCCGAGCGCCGACGACCTCGGCGCGCTTGGCGAACGGATGACGCACCACGGCATCCCGCTACGAAACGATGGCGAGACCCTCAGTTTCGATGACCCGTGGTCCAACACGATTCGCGTGAGCACCGCCGCGAAATAG
- a CDS encoding serine hydrolase: MDTTELNEFLEQNDFSGTVLIKRGNATIFEAVMGKASHRWDVPNTADTRFDSSSITKLFTSVAVLQQVSKGELDLETSIHHYVDLAESEIDPAVTLLHALTHTSGIADDVDEEEGESYAALWSEFPTYTIMEPADQLPLFINKESLAAPGVECVYSNAGYVLAGLALEKVTEEKYRQYVFDEVFAPAGMIDSGFYDRRDAAPRVAEGWDFMDGRWVSNIYSAPPIGLPDSGAHVTAADLIRFIQALRNGELLNAEFTEEFLTPQVKYDEETWYGFGLEFDMNEDGTVRSYFADGVGPGASGIVRHYLEAELDVVVLSNSEECAWPIIREIDELLGG; this comes from the coding sequence ATGGACACCACCGAGCTCAATGAATTTCTTGAGCAAAACGACTTCTCTGGCACTGTCTTAATTAAGCGCGGCAACGCCACCATTTTTGAGGCAGTGATGGGTAAGGCGAGCCACCGATGGGATGTGCCGAACACGGCAGACACCCGCTTTGACTCGAGCTCGATTACGAAGCTCTTCACGAGTGTGGCTGTGTTGCAGCAGGTGTCTAAGGGCGAGCTCGATCTTGAGACGTCCATTCACCACTATGTCGACCTTGCCGAATCGGAGATCGACCCGGCCGTCACGCTCCTGCACGCACTGACTCACACGAGCGGCATTGCCGATGATGTGGATGAAGAGGAGGGCGAAAGCTACGCCGCCCTCTGGTCTGAATTCCCGACCTACACGATTATGGAACCGGCCGATCAGTTGCCGCTGTTCATCAACAAAGAATCTCTGGCGGCGCCGGGAGTCGAGTGCGTGTACAGCAACGCTGGTTACGTTCTCGCTGGGCTCGCGCTGGAGAAGGTCACTGAAGAGAAGTACCGCCAGTACGTTTTCGACGAAGTGTTCGCTCCCGCTGGCATGATCGATTCTGGTTTCTATGACCGTCGCGATGCCGCACCGCGGGTCGCAGAAGGCTGGGACTTCATGGACGGTCGCTGGGTGTCCAACATTTACAGTGCGCCGCCCATTGGGCTCCCCGATAGTGGAGCGCATGTCACCGCGGCCGATCTGATTCGCTTCATCCAGGCTCTGCGCAATGGTGAACTGCTCAATGCAGAGTTCACGGAAGAGTTTCTCACCCCGCAGGTGAAGTACGACGAAGAGACTTGGTATGGCTTTGGGCTCGAGTTCGACATGAACGAAGACGGCACCGTGCGCAGCTATTTTGCTGACGGTGTTGGGCCCGGAGCATCCGGAATCGTTCGCCACTACCTCGAGGCTGAGCTCGACGTTGTGGTGCTTTCGAACTCTGAAGAGTGTGCGTGGCCGATCATCCGCGAGATCGACGAACTTCTCGGCGGCTAG